Proteins encoded within one genomic window of Corvus moneduloides isolate bCorMon1 chromosome 20, bCorMon1.pri, whole genome shotgun sequence:
- the DYNLL2 gene encoding dynein light chain 2, cytoplasmic isoform X1 codes for MFCLRFTMSDRKAVIKNADMSEDMQQDAVDCATQAMEKYNIEKDIAAYIKKEFDKKYNPTWHCIVGRNFGSYVTHETKHFIYFYLGQVAILLFKSG; via the exons ATGTTCTGCCTTAGGTTCACGATGTCTGACAGAAAGGCCGTGATCAAGAATGCGGACATGTCCGAGGACATGCAGCAGGATGCTGTAGACTGTGCTACACAGGCCATGGAGAAGTACAACATAGAAAAGGACATTGCAGCATATATCAAGAAG gaATTTGACAAGAAATACAACCCAACTTGGCACTGCATTGTTGGCAGAAACTTTGGCAGCTATGTAACACACGAGACAAAGCACTTCATCTATTTTTACTTGGGTCAGGTTGCAATTCTTCTCTTCAAGTCTGGATAG
- the DYNLL2 gene encoding dynein light chain 2, cytoplasmic isoform X2, which yields MSDRKAVIKNADMSEDMQQDAVDCATQAMEKYNIEKDIAAYIKKEFDKKYNPTWHCIVGRNFGSYVTHETKHFIYFYLGQVAILLFKSG from the exons ATGTCTGACAGAAAGGCCGTGATCAAGAATGCGGACATGTCCGAGGACATGCAGCAGGATGCTGTAGACTGTGCTACACAGGCCATGGAGAAGTACAACATAGAAAAGGACATTGCAGCATATATCAAGAAG gaATTTGACAAGAAATACAACCCAACTTGGCACTGCATTGTTGGCAGAAACTTTGGCAGCTATGTAACACACGAGACAAAGCACTTCATCTATTTTTACTTGGGTCAGGTTGCAATTCTTCTCTTCAAGTCTGGATAG